From the genome of Lawsonella clevelandensis, one region includes:
- a CDS encoding tetratricopeptide repeat protein has protein sequence MDNIDLSPLKAVAEARVAEEQQRAKAHRASSAGDKPRFVAKDHPADRPAASPFVAGTTATTSVTSSTSDTGARGSNGLPTVIELTEANFEAMMQLSNYVPIVIDLWAEWCQPCKQLTPVLEKLAAEYQGKWILAKANTEKEPVLAQAFKVQSVPTVVAMAKGHPLDAFAGAQPEPQLRGWLDALMNAVNGRLSPLPADGNIPGLEAFGGLVAADAVSEAAPATIVDQAEALADTGDYAAAEALLVDHLEHNPGDHAAESACALYQTLARAATTDEDTIVYADEHPADISAQCDAADREMTEVGAEAAFTRLLTTIARTTGEERAEARKHLVNLFAMCDPTDPLVIAARQQLASLLF, from the coding sequence GTGGACAACATCGACCTATCTCCCCTGAAAGCGGTCGCGGAAGCGCGTGTTGCGGAAGAACAACAACGCGCGAAGGCCCACCGCGCGAGTTCCGCTGGCGATAAACCACGTTTTGTCGCCAAAGATCATCCGGCAGATCGTCCTGCCGCCAGCCCCTTCGTCGCAGGTACTACTGCTACCACCTCAGTAACATCAAGTACCTCTGATACCGGTGCGCGTGGCAGTAACGGGCTTCCTACCGTGATCGAGCTCACCGAGGCCAATTTCGAGGCCATGATGCAGCTCTCCAACTATGTACCCATCGTTATTGACCTCTGGGCAGAATGGTGCCAGCCCTGCAAACAGCTCACCCCTGTGCTAGAGAAGCTCGCTGCTGAATACCAAGGAAAATGGATTCTGGCTAAGGCAAATACGGAAAAGGAGCCAGTGCTCGCGCAAGCCTTCAAAGTGCAATCGGTTCCCACTGTGGTGGCGATGGCCAAGGGACACCCGCTAGACGCTTTTGCTGGCGCACAACCGGAACCACAGCTGCGAGGGTGGCTGGATGCGTTAATGAACGCAGTCAACGGTCGTCTTTCCCCCCTGCCAGCTGATGGAAATATCCCGGGTTTGGAGGCTTTTGGCGGTCTGGTGGCAGCTGATGCGGTGTCAGAGGCAGCTCCCGCCACTATCGTCGACCAAGCTGAGGCACTCGCCGATACCGGAGATTATGCCGCCGCTGAGGCACTACTGGTTGACCACCTGGAGCACAACCCGGGGGATCATGCGGCAGAGTCTGCGTGTGCGCTGTATCAGACGCTCGCGCGCGCCGCTACCACCGATGAGGACACGATTGTTTATGCGGATGAGCACCCAGCGGACATCTCCGCTCAATGCGATGCTGCGGATCGAGAAATGACGGAGGTAGGGGCAGAAGCTGCTTTTACCCGTCTTCTCACGACGATTGCCCGTACGACGGGGGAGGAGAGGGCTGAAGCGCGAAAGCATCTCGTTAACCTCTTCGCGATGTGTGATCCAACTGACCCCCTGGTTATCGCGGCGCGACAGCAATTGGCCTCGCTGCTGTTCTAG
- a CDS encoding NUDIX domain-containing protein, with translation MPGSTSTPSTPPVCGEPTTLATREVYRNNWMVVTESDLQRPDGSPGLYGVVHKPTGVVVVAWRESEADPAGEVLMVEQYRYALGRRCWEFVAGTAPDLAEQEPAELAQRELREETGYRAADVHHMGWIDVAPGFVEQIQHVFLMQNLTAGKAEQEDTEADIRWRWWPVAELKTAFRDSRITDAQALAAWALVEPHLEF, from the coding sequence ATGCCAGGTTCGACGTCTACCCCCTCCACCCCACCGGTTTGTGGTGAACCCACCACGCTTGCTACCCGCGAAGTCTATCGAAACAACTGGATGGTGGTGACAGAGTCGGATCTGCAACGCCCTGATGGTTCTCCGGGCCTCTACGGGGTTGTTCACAAACCCACAGGTGTCGTAGTAGTCGCGTGGCGAGAGTCCGAGGCTGACCCTGCAGGGGAAGTGCTCATGGTCGAACAATACCGTTATGCGTTGGGCCGCCGCTGCTGGGAATTCGTCGCGGGCACTGCACCTGACCTAGCTGAGCAGGAGCCTGCGGAGCTCGCACAACGGGAGCTCCGCGAAGAGACAGGATACCGCGCCGCTGATGTTCATCACATGGGGTGGATTGATGTCGCACCCGGTTTTGTGGAACAAATACAGCATGTCTTCCTTATGCAAAATCTCACCGCTGGAAAAGCCGAGCAGGAGGACACCGAGGCAGATATTCGCTGGCGCTGGTGGCCGGTGGCCGAGCTGAAAACTGCATTTCGGGACAGCCGGATTACCGATGCACAGGCTCTCGCAGCCTGGGCCTTGGTAGAACCCCATCTGGAGTTTTAG
- the nucS gene encoding endonuclease NucS, giving the protein MRLVIADCQVDYVGRLSAHLPMSRRLILIKADGSISVHADDRAYKPLNWMTPPCWLEEQTILDEDDCPTGEKLWVVENKAREQLRILIGEVALDEEIELGPDPGLEKDGVEQHLQELLAEHIEVLGEGFTLVRREYPTAIGPVDILCRDESGGTVAVEIKRVGGIDGVEQLTRYLEMLNRDPVLSPVQGVFAAQSIKPQARTLAEDRGIRCTVLDYDELRGIESTELRLF; this is encoded by the coding sequence GTGCGATTGGTTATTGCAGACTGCCAGGTGGACTACGTTGGTCGCCTGAGTGCTCATCTCCCCATGTCTCGTCGTCTCATTCTCATCAAGGCAGATGGGTCTATTAGCGTACACGCAGACGACCGTGCCTATAAGCCTCTCAACTGGATGACTCCCCCCTGTTGGCTCGAGGAACAGACTATTCTGGACGAGGATGACTGCCCCACTGGAGAAAAACTATGGGTGGTGGAGAATAAAGCACGTGAGCAGCTTCGCATCCTCATCGGTGAGGTGGCGCTCGACGAAGAGATTGAGCTGGGGCCGGATCCGGGGCTCGAGAAAGATGGTGTGGAACAGCACCTGCAGGAGCTTCTAGCGGAACACATTGAGGTGTTAGGGGAAGGCTTTACTCTCGTGCGCCGTGAATATCCCACTGCCATTGGGCCAGTGGATATTCTCTGCCGAGATGAGTCCGGTGGGACAGTTGCTGTGGAGATTAAACGTGTGGGGGGTATCGATGGTGTGGAACAGCTCACCCGTTACCTGGAAATGCTGAATCGGGATCCGGTGTTGTCACCGGTACAGGGAGTATTTGCTGCGCAGTCCATTAAGCCACAAGCTCGCACCCTTGCAGAAGATCGCGGAATCCGTTGCACAGTTCTGGATTATGACGAGTTACGTGGTATTGAAAGCACTGAGCTGCGACTCTTTTGA